One genomic region from Peromyscus eremicus chromosome 20, PerEre_H2_v1, whole genome shotgun sequence encodes:
- the Smim45 gene encoding small integral membrane protein 45: protein MPHFLDWFVPVYLVISVLILVGFGACIYYFEPGLQEAHKWRMQRPLVDRDLRKTLMVRDNLAFGGPEV from the coding sequence ATGCCGCACTTTCTGGACTGGTTCGTGCCTGTCTACCTGGTCATCTCCGTCCTCATCCTGGTGGGCTTTGGAGCTTGCATCTACTACTTCGAGCCTGGCCTGCAGGAGGCGCACAAGTGGCGCATGCAGCGCCCCCTGGTGGACCGTGATCTCCGCAAGACGCTGATGGTGCGGGACAACCTGGCTTTCGGAGGCCCAGAAGTCTGA